cacagtaagcagattcctcaaactgtctgataacaacaggaaggtgacacgtgtgGAGGAgcatcagtcatatcctgatcatccagacagatttcaCTGGTGGcatcagctgctgtgtagtaatggtctgactggtcgctgttactgggaggtcgagtggagaggaagagttaatctatcagtgagttacagaagaatcagcaggaaaggggacagtgactgtttgtttggatttAATGATCAGTCTTGGAGTCTGGAGTGCTGCGACGATGGTcattactctgtctggcacaataagaCAAGaacaccctcctcctcctcctcctcctcctcctcctctgcctctaacagagtagcagtgtatgtggactgtcctgctggcactctgtccttctacagagtctcctctgacacactgatccacctccacaccttcagcaccgcattcactgaacctctgtatgctgggtttgggttctGGACtcatggttcctcagtgtctctgtctgGACTGAATTGATGTGTAAAAACTGTGTTGACTCTGATATTCACTTGAGTAAAGTTTTCTTGGAGCAGCATCTAGCAGCTGTTAGTGGCTGTTAGTTATTCCATTTTATCAGGATCTTAAAGTGAAGtttttcctgaaaatgtccaCCAGACATCCCAGTCTGTTTAACATCAGCTCAGTTTGTGTTCAATCATTAACATCAACGTATGTTTCTATgtgatgtatgtatataataacatGTATGGGCTGCTTTCCTTAAGGTTTTCTTGCCTCTGCAGGTGATGTAAATATTATCTTGTAAGCCCATGTTTACTGGGCAGCTTTGGCTGTTTTATACTTCAATAAAGATATTAATTCACTACTTATTCAGAGTACATCTCCATAACTTTCTTCACATTAATTCTATAATCTTCATTCATGAAGCATCAGTGCAGTAACTTTGCTCTTAAACCAGCATCTAGTTCTGTTTACAGCTTAATCAGATTATTGTGCTGCAGATCACAACCTCTAGACTTTGTGTTACATCATAAATCTCAAATTTCAGTGcaaaacatgatcactgttgTTCAACATTGGAGCCATTTCTGAAGAAAGGTGAgcaaactcttcataatgaaaCGTGATCCAGTGCAGCGCTGtggctcactgacatgtttttaatagtttcagACAACAgcagaagaataaaaaacactAGTGACACTCTGTACACTCACTCTTCTTTATCAGGTACATCTGTGCAATCTGATTCAatctaatacaacagctctgctgtAGATTCTACATTTAttaagtttttatgttttcaatttTCCGCCAGCTCTGATCTGAGCACATCACATAAAGACTCAAAGCAATAACAAACAAGGTGACCACTTTAATTGTCATTGGGCCCCATTCATCAGTTGTACCTGCCAGTGTGAGTAACCCTATTAGTATACTAACATATACAatgctcactcactcacagtcACATATAATCACACCTCCAtactcacatactgttcagggtctaatttgacccattttcacatttgtgaGAAGCATGAGTGAATCATAttttcatcatattcatcattcattaaaaaagcaTGAAAACCAAAGattacactctctctgctctctgaaagcctCACTAAGGATTAATCACTGATTTATGATTGGCTGATGAGGTAAACATCAATGATTTGTGGTTCCAAAACTATGTACAGAGACTAACTATGAGGGGATACTGAGAAAGGcccaaatatgaacagtatgtgagggttaaataacAACCTGCCCCCTCTGCTGGTGAAGACAATAACTCCACCCAAACCAACTCCACATCACATCtaccacacacacttcactctgatatttaaagaagataaaaaaaataaataaatatatatatatatacaagaTGAAGCTCCACTACATCATGCTGTTACCTCTGCTGTGTAAACCTTCACACAATACACCCGTAATGCTGCGTTCAGGATCGTACAGTCTAGTTATTAAGTACGTGTGTTTGGGGTCAATTATGGGTCAAAAAGATTTTCATTAAGTGTTTagtaaagaaaatgtttgtgtgtgtataaatataatgtgtgtgtctgcagctgctgtcagtgtctcttcttctctgtttgctCTTCATGCTGTCTGCTCTCAGATAACATGAAGAAGATAATCAGCTGCTATTTTAATGAGCGTCAGTGTGAGCAGAGTCTCAACATGCAGCTCAACCCCCGACTCAACATACTGCTGCTTTCTAACTGAGAACTACGGCCAATACTTAAAGCTCCTGTTCACTTAAACTTTGCTTCTTTAATGGACTGAaaatacagatttatttatgTGTGCTTTTCTTAGTTTCTTTGgtcagaaacattaaaaataaatcttcttcagcagttgaaatgtttatttaaagtaaaagtcAACTTTAAACGATCTGGAGCTACACATCTGTTTCTGTGTGACAAGACCAATGAGTAAAAGTGAAGAAATAAAGCAcaataaaagaataattaatgtctttaatgtgttttttcatctgtcttttaGTCAAACAGACAAGAAAACAACCCTTAATTAGTCATAACTCATCTGAACTTCATCATCATattgtttcttctcttctcttctcttcatcagtttattttggtttttgtttcatttgctcATAAAACAGCTGCATAAAACTTTTCCTCACaatcaacaaataaaactgaacctTGAAACAGAATGAAAACACTAAAAAGGTCAAATCACTTTTCCATCGTGATcctgaaaatgtctttttcaaGTATTTccattatcaatcaatctgcTGGTTATTTTATTGGTAGATTAATACGTTGTTTGttctataaaacatcagaaaactgaaaaaagtgcATCATAATATATTAAATGCCTTGTCTTTAGAGCTGATATATTAGTATCTGCCTCTATGTTGTTCAATATATCTTTAATTTTAAacttttctgtatattttatcctttttcttAACTGAAGTTATACACCTATATTAACATAaattaatacatacatacagatgttTCTCtggctgttttttatttatagttatttataattattaaattcctgGTGAAGTTGTACTATTTAAGTGCAGTGGTATAAGTTTTTACAGTAAAGTCTATTAAATATCACAGCCTTCATTACATAGGCTATCTCTGTCATAAGTGCTTGATAACCACACTGCAATAAATGCgtgttttatgtgtatatttagtatatataagattatcagcCAATAAATTGATATTGGAATTTTTTTACTCCTTTATATCGGAATCAGCTCCGAAAATCCAGTGTTAGTCGGGCCTTCCTTGTTTTActtatttcttttatacattCAACTAATTTTCATAAAAAGgtagaaaaacatcaaatcatcaAACAGAAGCTGGAAAAAGACTAAATTTGGGACTTTGCTTAAAAAGATTTATCAGTTCTCAAAACAGTTGCTGATTAATGTCATTTTAGCTCAGCTGTTTGTATTGAGACGTCGTCCCTTTAAGACAAACACTGAATATGACAATAATCTGTAAAGTACAAAACCAAAAGGGAACTTGTAGTTGTAGATGATGAAGCAGGTGAACATGGTATCAGCTCAGATGTGGAGTGTCTGTTCAGTTTGGGGGCTGACGGCTGATGAGTTCAgataaagagacaaaaacacttCAGTCAGTCAGACGACACTCTTCATATCAGAGCCGGAAACAAACCACAGACCAACCAAAACTCACCTGAACATGTTTGtgatattgttaaaaaaattGAGATCTGCTGGTCAATAATTAATttacaaacagacagaaagagtgtgtgttatATAAAATCACCATCTAGCTCTACCGACACtaaaacaaaaggaaagacATCAAAAGCCAACGAAAGACAGAAACACCCTGACAAAAGGAATGAGTGAAAGCACTCCccaaattaacatgtctgtgtttgtaattCCATCTGAATTAGTAAAGATAAGACAATACTGTAAGATAAGCCACCCTTTATGTCAGGgattcattacattttatatacatgtttaattgtgttttctttcttcttttttcttgttttaaggAAATAAAGTTGAACTAAATGCCTGGTTTGGATGGGGACAGTGGAGGattcagtagtagtagtagttcaTACTTAAATATTACTAAATAAGTTCTTATACTTGCATTTGTTTGAAAATATCACCATTAAATTCAAATCAGGGACAATTTGTATGATTTTTGGAGTTTTTCTGCACCAACAAGAAGCAAATACGACCGCTAACAAATAAGAGGGaagttattgttttatataaatgatgttgaactttttaaatgttttaaaagggtCTAAAACAGTGGCAGGTGGGTGATGATACTTTGGAAGAGTAGAAGCACAGGAGTTGAGTCTAAATGGAGAGGTGTCAGGAATCTCTATCAGCAGGCAGATAAGCAGTGAAACTCTGCTTTTCCTAAAATGGACTCTAACAGCCAAAGGTCCTGAATCTGCCCTGGTGGTGCATTCGCATCTCTGGACAAATTTAGCAtcaacctttttttccttttcagcaGTTGTCTCCTAATTTGGTCCACTGGGAGTCTTTATAATCGTCCGCCTGCTGTGGAGAGTCTGCAGTCTCTTTCTTTCAGCCGGATCTCTCTTCTGACTGCCGAAACCCTCAGTGCTCAACCATGGGTGACGTTCTGATGGCCGAGTTTGGGAAAGCTGCTCCTTTCCTGAGAAAGTCGGACAAGGAGCGTCTGGAGGCTCAGACCAGAGCTTTTGATATCAAGACTGAATGCTTCGTAGTCGATGATAAAGTGGAGTACATGAAGGGAAAAATCCAGAgcaaagatggagggatggtgACTGTGAAGAAGGAGGATGGAACTACGGCAACTGTGAAGGAGGTAGACGTCCACCCACAGAATCCACCCAAGTTTGATAAAATTGAAGACATGGCAATGTTCACTTTCCTTCATGAGCCGGCTGTGCTGTTTAACCTCAAAGAGCGTTACGCAGCCTGGATGATCTACACCTACTCCGGTCTCTTCTGCGTCACAGTCAACCCCTACAAGTGGCTTCCTGTGTATGACTCCGAGGTGGTGGCAGCCTACAGGGGGAAGAAGAGATCCGAAGCTCCCCCTcacatcttctccatctctgaTAACGCCTATCAGTACATGCTGACTGACAGGGAGAACCAGTCTGTCCTCATCACTGGAGAATCCGGTGCTGGGAAGACTGTGAACACCAAGAGAGTCATCCAGTACTTTGCCAGCATCGCTGCTGTCAGCGGATGCAAAAGAGACCCCAGCAAAGGAACTCTGGAGGATCAAATCATCCAGGCAAACCCGGCGCTGGAGGCCTTTGGAAACGCCAAAACGTTGAGAAATGACAATTCCTCTCGTTTTGGAAAGTTCATCCGTATTCACTTTGGGAACAGCGGTAAGCTGTCGTCCGCTGACATTGAGACGTATCTGCTGGAGAAGTCTCGTGTCACCTTTCAGCTCAAGGCTGAGAGGAACTATCACATCTTCTACCAGATCCTGTCCAATCAGAAGCCAGAGCTGCTGGACACACTGTTAATCACCAACAACCCATATGACTATTCATACATCTCCCAAGGAGAAGTATCTGTTGCCTCCATCAACGATTCAGAGGAGCTGATGGCCACTGACAGCGCCTTCGATGTGCTCGGCTTCTCTCAGGAGGAGAAGATGGGCGTCTATAAACTGACGGGTGCCATCATGCACCACGGCAACATGAAGTTCAAGCAGAAGCAGCGTGAGGAGCAGGCCGAGCCTGACGGGACGGAGGCTGCTGATAAATCAGCTTACCTGATGGGGTTGAACTCTGCTGACCTCATCAAAGGGCTCTGCCATCCCAGAGTCAAAGTAGGCAACGAGTACGTCACCAAAGGCCAGAGTGTGGACCAAGTCTACTACTCCATCGGAGCACTGGGTAAGTCTGTCTATGAAAAGATGTTCAACTGGATGGTGGTGAGAATCAACCACTCCCTGGACACCAAACAGCACCGGGAGTACTTCATAGGAGTTCTGGATATTGCAGGATTTGAGATCTTTGATTTCAACACTTTTGAGCAGCTGTGTATTAACTACACCAATGAGAGACTGCAACAGTTTTTCAATCATCACATGTTTGTTCTGGAGCAAGAAGAGTACAAGAAAGAGGGCATTGACTGGGAGTTCATCGACTTTGGGATGGACTTGCAAGCTTGCATTGATCTTATTGAGAAACCACTGGGGATCATGTCAATTCTGGAAGAAGAATGCATGTTTCCCAAAGCCAGTGACCAGACCTTCAAGTCCAAGCTGTATGATAATCATTTGGGCAAGAACAAAATGTTTGAGAAGCCAAGAGCAACAAAAGGGAAAGCAGAGGCTCATTTTGCCCTGGTTCACTATGCTGGCACTGTGGACTACAACATTGGTGGTTGGCTGGTTAAAAACAAAGACCCCTTGAATGAAACTGTGGTCGGCCTTTACCAGAAATCTTCTCTTAAACTCCTCAGTATGCTGTTTTCAAGCTACGCAGGAACTGATGGTGACAAGGCAAGCGGGAAAGGAGCCAAAAAGAAAGGCTCATCATTTCAGACAGTGTCTGCACTTCACAGAGAAAATCTGACCAAGCTGATGAACAACCTGAAGACAACACATCCCCACTTTGTCCGCTGTCTGATTCCTAATGAGAAGAAAACTCCAGGAGCCATGGACAACTGTCTGGTGATGCACCAGCTACGCTGTAACGGTGTCCTGGAAGGAATCCGAATCTGCAGGAAGGGTTTCCCAAACAGGGTGCTCTATGGAGACTTCAAACAGCGGTACAGAATCCTGAATGCCTCTGCCATCCCCGACGGTCAGTTTATTGATTGCAAGAAGAGTGCTGAGAAGTTGCTGGGATCTCTGGACATTGACCACACACAGTACAGGTTTGGCCACACCAAGGTCTTCTTTAAAGCAGGCCTGCTGGGAACACTGGAGGAGATGCGAGATGAGCAACTATCTCGAATCATCACCAGGATCCAGGCCAATGCTCGGGCCATCCTCATGAGGGCAGAGTTTGCTAAGTTGGTGGAACGCAGAGATGCTCTGATGGTCATCCAGTGGAACCTTCGCTCTTTCCTGGGAGTAAAGAACTGGCCCTGGATGAAACTCTTCTTTAAGATTAAACCCCTGCTGAAGAGTGCTGAGTCCGAGAAAGAGATGGCCAACATAAAAGAAGAGTTCAACAAGCTGAAGGAAGCTCTGGAGAAATCTGAAGCAAGAAGAAAGGAACTAGAGGAGAAAATAGTGACTCTTCTCCAAGAGAAGAACGATATGACTCTGCAAATTCAGTCTGAACAGGACACTTTAACAGATGCTGAAGAACGCTGTGAACAGCTCATAAAAAGCAAGATTCAGCTGGAGGCCAAGCTGAAAGAGTTGACAGAAAGactggaagatgaagaggagctGAATGCAGACCTTACAGCTAAGAAACGGAAGCTTGAAGATGAGTGCTCAGAGTTAAAGAAAGATATAGATGATCTTGAGCTGACTTTAGCCAAGGTTGAGAAAGAGAAACACGCCACAGAGAATAAAGTGAAAAACCTCATGGAGGAGATGGCTTCACAGGATGAGAACATCATGAAGCTGACCAAAGAGAAGAAGGCGCTGCAGGAGGCTCACCAGCAGACACTGGATGACCTTCAGAGTGAAGAAGACAAAGCCAACAGTTTGACCAAAGCCAAAGGTAAGTTGGAGCAGCAGGTGGATGACCTGGAAGGTTCACTGGAGCAAGAGAAGAAAGTCAGGATAGACCTGGAGCGCTCCAAGAGAAAACTCGAAGGAGACCTGAAACTGACCCAGGAGAGTGTGATGGACTTAGAAAATGACAAGCAACAGCTGGAGGAAAAACTCAAGAAAAAAGACTTTGAGGCCAGCCAAATTAATTCAAAGCTGGAAGATGAGCAGGTCACTTCAGTTCAGCTTCAAAAGAAGCTGAAAGAAAACCAGGCGAGGATCGAGGAgttggaggaggagctggatgCTGAGCGTGCAGTACGAGCTAAAGTTGAGAAGCAGCGCTCTGATCTTTCTCGTGAGCTGGAAGACATCAGCGAACGTCTGGAGGAAGCAGGTGGAGCCACGTCAGCTCAGGTGGAAATGAATAAGAAGAGAGATGCTGAATATCAGAAGCTGCGCAGAGAGCTGGAAGAGTCCACCCTCCAACATGAGTCCACCGCTGCCTCTCTGAGGAAGAAACATGCAGACAGCGTCGCTGAACTAGGCGAACAGATTGACAACCTGCAGCGTGTGAAGCAGAAGctggagaaggaaaagagtgagCTGAAGCTGGAGCTGGATGACTTATCCTCAAATATGGAAAGTGTGGTGAAGAACAAGTCAAACATTGAGAAGATGTGCCGAACAATGGAAGACAACATGAACGAGTACAAGAGTAAATATGAAGAGTCTCAACGGTCCATCAATGATATGACTACACAGAGGGCCAAACTGCTCACTGAGAATGGAGAGTTCGGCCGGCAGCTGGAGGAGAAAGAGTGTCTTATATCCCAGCTGACCAGAGGGAAGACCTCATACAACCAGCAGGTCGAAGATCTACGCAGACAACTGGAAGAGGAAGTGAAGGCAAAGAATGCCCTTGCCCATGCTGTGCAATCTGCTCGTCATGACTGCGATCTGCTCCGAGAGCAGTttgaagaggagcaggaagcCAAGGCTGAGCTGCAGAGAGCTCTGTCCAAATCCAACACTGAGGTCTCAGCATGGAGGACCAAATATGAAACAGATGGAATCCAGAGAACAGAGGAGCTGGAAGAAGCCAAGAAGAAGCTGGTTCAGAGGCTGCAGGAGGCAGAGGAAGCCAT
This genomic interval from Scomber japonicus isolate fScoJap1 chromosome 17, fScoJap1.pri, whole genome shotgun sequence contains the following:
- the myh6 gene encoding myosin-6 isoform X1, with protein sequence MGDVLMAEFGKAAPFLRKSDKERLEAQTRAFDIKTECFVVDDKVEYMKGKIQSKDGGMVTVKKEDGTTATVKEVDVHPQNPPKFDKIEDMAMFTFLHEPAVLFNLKERYAAWMIYTYSGLFCVTVNPYKWLPVYDSEVVAAYRGKKRSEAPPHIFSISDNAYQYMLTDRENQSVLITGESGAGKTVNTKRVIQYFASIAAVSGCKRDPSKGTLEDQIIQANPALEAFGNAKTLRNDNSSRFGKFIRIHFGNSGKLSSADIETYLLEKSRVTFQLKAERNYHIFYQILSNQKPELLDTLLITNNPYDYSYISQGEVSVASINDSEELMATDSAFDVLGFSQEEKMGVYKLTGAIMHHGNMKFKQKQREEQAEPDGTEAADKSAYLMGLNSADLIKGLCHPRVKVGNEYVTKGQSVDQVYYSIGALGKSVYEKMFNWMVVRINHSLDTKQHREYFIGVLDIAGFEIFDFNTFEQLCINYTNERLQQFFNHHMFVLEQEEYKKEGIDWEFIDFGMDLQACIDLIEKPLGIMSILEEECMFPKASDQTFKSKLYDNHLGKNKMFEKPRATKGKAEAHFALVHYAGTVDYNIGGWLVKNKDPLNETVVGLYQKSSLKLLSMLFSSYAGTDGDKASGKGAKKKGSSFQTVSALHRENLTKLMNNLKTTHPHFVRCLIPNEKKTPGAMDNCLVMHQLRCNGVLEGIRICRKGFPNRVLYGDFKQRYRILNASAIPDGQFIDCKKSAEKLLGSLDIDHTQYRFGHTKVFFKAGLLGTLEEMRDEQLSRIITRIQANARAILMRAEFAKLVERRDALMVIQWNLRSFLGVKNWPWMKLFFKIKPLLKSAESEKEMANIKEEFNKLKEALEKSEARRKELEEKIVTLLQEKNDMTLQIQSEQDTLTDAEERCEQLIKSKIQLEAKLKELTERLEDEEELNADLTAKKRKLEDECSELKKDIDDLELTLAKVEKEKHATENKVKNLMEEMASQDENIMKLTKEKKALQEAHQQTLDDLQSEEDKANSLTKAKGKLEQQVDDLEGSLEQEKKVRIDLERSKRKLEGDLKLTQESVMDLENDKQQLEEKLKKKDFEASQINSKLEDEQVTSVQLQKKLKENQARIEELEEELDAERAVRAKVEKQRSDLSRELEDISERLEEAGGATSAQVEMNKKRDAEYQKLRRELEESTLQHESTAASLRKKHADSVAELGEQIDNLQRVKQKLEKEKSELKLELDDLSSNMESVVKNKSNIEKMCRTMEDNMNEYKSKYEESQRSINDMTTQRAKLLTENGEFGRQLEEKECLISQLTRGKTSYNQQVEDLRRQLEEEVKAKNALAHAVQSARHDCDLLREQFEEEQEAKAELQRALSKSNTEVSAWRTKYETDGIQRTEELEEAKKKLVQRLQEAEEAIEVVNAKCSSLEKTKHRLQNEIEDLMLDLERSNAASASLDKKQRAFDKVIAEWKQKFEESQCELEASQKEARSLSTELFKLKNAYEECLDQLETMKRENKNLQEEISDLTDQLGEGGRSAHELEKIRKQLEQEKAELQSALEEAEGSLEHEESKILRAQLEFNQVKAEMERKVAEKDEEMEQAKRNYQRMLESLQSSLESETRSRNEALRVKKKMEGDLNEMEIQLSQANRQAADTQKQLKSLQAFLKDTQLQLDDSQHGNDDLRENIALLERRNNLIQAELEEVRAALEQTDRSRKMAEQELTDATERMQLLHSQNTSLINQKKKHEADLLHLQNEMEEAIQENRNADEKAKKAITDAAMMAEELKKEQDTCAHLERMKKNMEQTIKDLQHRLDEAEQIAMKGGKKQLQKLEARIKELENELEAEQRRGTESIKGVRKYERRIKELTYQTEEDRKNMARLQDLVDKLQLKVKSYKHAAEEAEEAASTNIAKLRKLQHELEEAEERADIAESQVNKLRAKTRDGSSKKGLDE
- the myh6 gene encoding myosin-6 isoform X2; the protein is MAEFGKAAPFLRKSDKERLEAQTRAFDIKTECFFDKIEDMAMFTFLHEPAVLFNLKERYAAWMIYTYSGLFCVTVNPYKWLPVYDSEVVAAYRGKKRSEAPPHIFSISDNAYQYMLTDRENQSVLITGESGAGKTVNTKRVIQYFASIAAVSGCKRDPSKGTLEDQIIQANPALEAFGNAKTLRNDNSSRFGKFIRIHFGNSGKLSSADIETYLLEKSRVTFQLKAERNYHIFYQILSNQKPELLDTLLITNNPYDYSYISQGEVSVASINDSEELMATDSAFDVLGFSQEEKMGVYKLTGAIMHHGNMKFKQKQREEQAEPDGTEAADKSAYLMGLNSADLIKGLCHPRVKVGNEYVTKGQSVDQVYYSIGALGKSVYEKMFNWMVVRINHSLDTKQHREYFIGVLDIAGFEIFDFNTFEQLCINYTNERLQQFFNHHMFVLEQEEYKKEGIDWEFIDFGMDLQACIDLIEKPLGIMSILEEECMFPKASDQTFKSKLYDNHLGKNKMFEKPRATKGKAEAHFALVHYAGTVDYNIGGWLVKNKDPLNETVVGLYQKSSLKLLSMLFSSYAGTDGDKASGKGAKKKGSSFQTVSALHRENLTKLMNNLKTTHPHFVRCLIPNEKKTPGAMDNCLVMHQLRCNGVLEGIRICRKGFPNRVLYGDFKQRYRILNASAIPDGQFIDCKKSAEKLLGSLDIDHTQYRFGHTKVFFKAGLLGTLEEMRDEQLSRIITRIQANARAILMRAEFAKLVERRDALMVIQWNLRSFLGVKNWPWMKLFFKIKPLLKSAESEKEMANIKEEFNKLKEALEKSEARRKELEEKIVTLLQEKNDMTLQIQSEQDTLTDAEERCEQLIKSKIQLEAKLKELTERLEDEEELNADLTAKKRKLEDECSELKKDIDDLELTLAKVEKEKHATENKVKNLMEEMASQDENIMKLTKEKKALQEAHQQTLDDLQSEEDKANSLTKAKGKLEQQVDDLEGSLEQEKKVRIDLERSKRKLEGDLKLTQESVMDLENDKQQLEEKLKKKDFEASQINSKLEDEQVTSVQLQKKLKENQARIEELEEELDAERAVRAKVEKQRSDLSRELEDISERLEEAGGATSAQVEMNKKRDAEYQKLRRELEESTLQHESTAASLRKKHADSVAELGEQIDNLQRVKQKLEKEKSELKLELDDLSSNMESVVKNKSNIEKMCRTMEDNMNEYKSKYEESQRSINDMTTQRAKLLTENGEFGRQLEEKECLISQLTRGKTSYNQQVEDLRRQLEEEVKAKNALAHAVQSARHDCDLLREQFEEEQEAKAELQRALSKSNTEVSAWRTKYETDGIQRTEELEEAKKKLVQRLQEAEEAIEVVNAKCSSLEKTKHRLQNEIEDLMLDLERSNAASASLDKKQRAFDKVIAEWKQKFEESQCELEASQKEARSLSTELFKLKNAYEECLDQLETMKRENKNLQEEISDLTDQLGEGGRSAHELEKIRKQLEQEKAELQSALEEAEGSLEHEESKILRAQLEFNQVKAEMERKVAEKDEEMEQAKRNYQRMLESLQSSLESETRSRNEALRVKKKMEGDLNEMEIQLSQANRQAADTQKQLKSLQAFLKDTQLQLDDSQHGNDDLRENIALLERRNNLIQAELEEVRAALEQTDRSRKMAEQELTDATERMQLLHSQNTSLINQKKKHEADLLHLQNEMEEAIQENRNADEKAKKAITDAAMMAEELKKEQDTCAHLERMKKNMEQTIKDLQHRLDEAEQIAMKGGKKQLQKLEARIKELENELEAEQRRGTESIKGVRKYERRIKELTYQTEEDRKNMARLQDLVDKLQLKVKSYKHAAEEAEEAASTNIAKLRKLQHELEEAEERADIAESQVNKLRAKTRDGSSKKGLDE